In Listeria monocytogenes, the following proteins share a genomic window:
- a CDS encoding Asp23/Gls24 family envelope stress response protein — protein sequence MAIEIDTKLGKIDITSDVIATIAGGAAEENFGIVGMASRHQIRDGLTDILRRENYTKGVIVRQEEEGIHIDMYIIVSFGTKISEVAHNVQERVKYTLEKTLGITVESVNIYVQGVRVIKES from the coding sequence ATGGCAATTGAAATCGACACAAAGCTAGGCAAAATTGACATTACTAGTGATGTTATTGCAACAATCGCTGGTGGAGCTGCCGAAGAAAATTTTGGCATCGTTGGAATGGCAAGTAGACATCAAATCCGTGATGGTTTGACAGATATTTTAAGAAGAGAAAATTATACTAAAGGCGTAATCGTTAGACAAGAAGAAGAAGGTATACATATTGACATGTATATCATTGTTAGCTTTGGAACAAAAATTTCCGAAGTTGCGCATAACGTTCAAGAACGCGTCAAATACACACTAGAAAAAACACTCGGTATTACAGTGGAATCAGTGAATATTTATGTTCAAGGTGTCCGAGTAATCAAGGAATCATAA